Proteins encoded by one window of Superficieibacter sp. HKU1:
- the acrD gene encoding multidrug efflux RND transporter permease AcrD, translated as MANFFIDRPIFAWVLAILLCLMGTLAIFSLPVEQYPDLAPPNVRITANYPGASAQTLENTVTQVIEQNMTGLDNLMYMSSQSSATGQATVTLSFIAGTNPDEAVQQVQNQLQSAMRKLPQAVQDQGVTVRKTGDTNILTIAFVSTDGSMDKQDIADYVASNIQEPLSRINGVGDIDAYGSQYSMRIWLDPAKLNSFQMTAKDVTDAIESQNAQIAVGQLGGTPSVDRQALNATINSQSLLQTPQQFRDITLRVNQDGSEVTLGDVASVEMGAEKYDYLSRYNRQPASGLGVKLASGANEMATAELVLHRLDELSAYFPHGLEYKVAYETTSFVKASITDVVKTLLEAIVLVFLVMYLFLQNFRATLIPTIAVPVVLMGTFAVLYAFGYSINTLTMFAMVLAIGLLVDDAIVVVENVERIMSEEGLSPRQATRKSMGQIQGALVGIAMVLSAVFVPMAFFGGTTGAIYRQFSITIVSAMVLSVLVAMILTPALCCTLLKPLHKGEQHGQRGFFGWFNRTFNRNARRYESGVAKILHRSLRWILIYVLLLGGVVFIFLRLPSSFLPQEDRGMFTTSVQLPSGSTQQQTLKVVQKVEDYFFSHEKDNVTSIFATIGSGPGGNGQNVARMFIRLKDWDDRDMSTGSSSAIIERATKEFAHINEARVIASSPPAISGLGSSAGFDMELQDHAGKGHDALMAARDQLLELAGKDTSLTRVRHNGLDDSAQLQIDIDQRKAQALGVNIDDINDTLQTAWGSSYVNDFMDRGRVKKVYVQAAAKYRMLPGDINLWYVRNKDGNMVPFSAFATSRWETGSPRLERYNGYSAVEIVGEAAPGVSTGSAMDTMEKLVRQLPGGFGLEWTAMSYQERLSGAQAPALYALTVLVIFLCLAALYESWSVPFSVILVVPLGILGALLATWMRGLENDVYFQVGLLTVIGLSAKNAILIVEFANEMNQKGEDLVKATLDACRQRLRPILMTSLAFIFGVLPMATSTGAGSGSQHAVGTGVIGGMVSATILAIFFVPLFFVLVRRRFPLKPRRE; from the coding sequence ATGGCGAATTTCTTTATTGATCGCCCCATTTTTGCCTGGGTGCTGGCGATTCTGCTGTGCCTGATGGGGACCCTGGCAATTTTTTCACTCCCCGTTGAGCAATATCCCGATCTTGCGCCGCCCAACGTGCGTATTACGGCCAACTATCCCGGTGCTTCAGCACAAACGCTGGAGAATACGGTTACCCAGGTTATCGAACAGAATATGACCGGCCTCGACAACCTGATGTATATGTCGTCGCAAAGCAGTGCCACCGGACAGGCCACCGTTACCCTGAGTTTTATCGCCGGAACCAATCCTGACGAAGCGGTGCAGCAGGTGCAAAACCAGCTTCAATCGGCGATGCGCAAACTGCCCCAGGCGGTGCAGGATCAGGGGGTGACGGTGCGTAAAACCGGTGACACCAACATTCTGACCATTGCCTTTGTGTCCACCGATGGCAGTATGGATAAGCAGGATATCGCCGACTATGTTGCCAGTAATATCCAGGAGCCGCTGAGCCGCATCAACGGTGTGGGCGATATCGACGCCTACGGTTCGCAATATTCCATGCGCATCTGGCTGGACCCGGCCAAACTGAACAGCTTCCAAATGACGGCGAAAGACGTCACCGACGCTATCGAGTCGCAGAACGCGCAAATCGCCGTCGGCCAGCTCGGCGGTACGCCATCGGTCGACAGGCAGGCGCTGAACGCGACCATTAACTCACAGTCGCTGTTGCAAACGCCGCAGCAGTTCCGCGACATCACTCTGCGGGTGAATCAGGATGGCTCTGAGGTGACGCTGGGTGATGTGGCAAGCGTCGAAATGGGGGCGGAGAAATATGACTATCTCAGCCGCTACAACCGCCAGCCTGCGTCCGGTCTGGGCGTCAAACTGGCGTCCGGAGCCAATGAAATGGCGACGGCGGAACTGGTGCTGCACCGTCTGGATGAGCTTTCGGCGTATTTCCCCCACGGTCTGGAATACAAAGTGGCTTACGAGACCACCTCTTTCGTCAAAGCCTCCATTACCGATGTGGTCAAAACGTTGCTGGAAGCCATTGTGCTGGTGTTCCTGGTGATGTACCTGTTTTTGCAAAATTTCCGCGCCACGTTAATCCCCACTATCGCGGTCCCGGTGGTATTAATGGGCACCTTCGCCGTACTCTACGCTTTCGGTTACAGCATTAACACCCTCACCATGTTTGCGATGGTGCTGGCCATCGGTCTGCTGGTGGATGACGCCATCGTGGTGGTGGAAAACGTCGAACGTATCATGAGCGAGGAAGGGCTTTCGCCGCGCCAGGCGACGCGCAAGTCAATGGGCCAAATCCAGGGCGCACTGGTGGGGATTGCGATGGTGCTTTCCGCCGTGTTTGTACCCATGGCGTTCTTTGGCGGCACCACTGGCGCAATTTATCGCCAGTTCTCAATTACTATCGTCTCTGCCATGGTGTTGTCCGTGCTGGTGGCGATGATCCTGACGCCTGCTCTCTGCTGTACCCTGCTCAAACCGCTGCATAAAGGTGAACAGCACGGGCAGCGCGGATTTTTCGGCTGGTTCAACCGCACGTTCAATCGCAATGCCCGGCGTTATGAATCTGGCGTGGCGAAGATCCTTCATCGCAGCCTGCGCTGGATACTGATTTACGTGCTTCTGCTTGGCGGCGTGGTGTTTATCTTTCTGCGCCTGCCCTCTTCCTTTTTACCGCAGGAAGACCGCGGTATGTTTACCACCTCGGTTCAGCTTCCCAGCGGCTCTACCCAGCAGCAGACGCTGAAAGTCGTGCAAAAAGTTGAGGACTATTTCTTCAGCCACGAGAAAGACAATGTGACGTCTATCTTTGCCACCATTGGCTCCGGGCCGGGCGGCAACGGGCAGAACGTGGCGCGTATGTTTATACGCCTGAAGGACTGGGATGACCGCGATATGAGCACCGGCTCCTCTTCTGCCATTATTGAACGCGCGACGAAGGAGTTTGCTCATATCAATGAAGCGCGCGTTATTGCCAGCAGTCCGCCAGCGATCAGCGGTCTCGGCAGCTCTGCCGGGTTTGATATGGAATTGCAGGATCACGCCGGCAAAGGTCACGATGCGCTGATGGCCGCCCGTGACCAGCTGCTTGAACTGGCGGGGAAAGACACATCGCTCACCCGCGTACGCCACAACGGCCTCGACGACAGCGCACAATTGCAGATCGATATCGATCAGCGTAAAGCGCAGGCGCTGGGTGTGAACATCGACGATATTAACGATACGCTGCAAACCGCGTGGGGTTCCAGCTACGTTAACGACTTTATGGATCGCGGACGGGTGAAAAAAGTGTACGTCCAGGCGGCGGCCAAATACCGCATGCTGCCGGGCGACATTAATTTGTGGTACGTGCGTAATAAAGACGGCAACATGGTGCCGTTCTCCGCCTTTGCGACGTCGCGCTGGGAAACCGGTTCGCCGCGTCTGGAACGCTATAACGGTTATTCCGCAGTGGAGATAGTCGGTGAAGCGGCACCGGGCGTCAGCACCGGTAGCGCGATGGATACGATGGAAAAACTGGTGCGTCAGTTGCCCGGCGGTTTTGGTCTGGAATGGACCGCGATGTCTTATCAGGAAAGACTGTCTGGCGCGCAGGCTCCAGCGCTCTACGCCCTTACCGTGCTGGTCATTTTTCTCTGTCTCGCCGCGCTCTATGAGAGCTGGTCGGTGCCTTTCTCGGTGATTCTGGTGGTGCCGCTTGGTATTTTGGGGGCGCTGCTCGCCACCTGGATGCGCGGTCTGGAAAACGATGTTTATTTCCAGGTCGGACTGCTGACGGTCATTGGCCTGTCGGCGAAAAACGCCATTCTGATTGTGGAGTTCGCCAATGAGATGAACCAGAAAGGTGAGGATTTGGTGAAAGCGACGCTTGACGCCTGCCGTCAGCGTCTGAGGCCCATCCTGATGACCTCGCTGGCCTTTATTTTTGGCGTGCTGCCGATGGCGACCAGTACGGGCGCGGGTTCGGGCAGCCAGCACGCGGTAGGTACCGGGGTAATAGGTGGCATGGTCTCAGCAACCATTCTGGCGATTTTCTTCGTCCCGCTGTTCTTTGTGCTGGTACGCCGCCGCTTCCCGCTTAAGCCTCGACGCGAATAA
- the ypfM gene encoding protein YpfM, protein MIERELGNWKDFIEGMLRK, encoded by the coding sequence ATGATTGAACGTGAACTGGGGAACTGGAAAGATTTTATTGAAGGCATGTTGCGCAAATAA
- a CDS encoding ArsC family reductase, producing the protein MIVLYGIKNCDTVKKARRWLDEHDQTYRFHDYRSDGLDDKLLSTFINELGWEALLNTRGTTWRKLDDAQKAAVKEANSAAALMLEMPAIIKRPLLCAHGKPMLLGFNDSGYQTYFDEV; encoded by the coding sequence ATGATCGTTCTGTACGGGATTAAAAATTGTGACACCGTCAAAAAAGCGCGTCGCTGGCTGGATGAACATGACCAGACATATCGATTTCATGACTATCGTAGCGATGGCCTGGACGATAAACTATTGAGCACATTTATCAATGAGCTTGGCTGGGAAGCGTTACTGAATACCCGCGGCACCACGTGGCGTAAGCTGGATGACGCGCAAAAAGCGGCGGTAAAAGAGGCGAATTCGGCCGCCGCATTAATGCTCGAAATGCCAGCAATCATCAAACGCCCATTGCTCTGCGCGCACGGGAAGCCTATGCTGCTTGGTTTTAATGATTCAGGTTACCAGACCTATTTTGACGAGGTGTAG
- the dapE gene encoding succinyl-diaminopimelate desuccinylase: MSCPVIELAQQLIRRPSLSPDDAGCQALMIERLRAIGFTIEHMDVGDTRNFWAWRGQGETLAFAGHTDVVPAGDADRWINPPFEPTIRDGMLFGRGAADMKGSLAAMVVAAERFVAQYPHHRGRLAFLITSDEEASAKNGTVKVVEALMARRERLDYCLVGEPSSTEVVGDVVKNGRRGSLTCNLTIHGVQGHVAYPHLADNPVHRAAPMLNELVAIEWDRGNDYFPPTSMQIANIQAGTGSNNVIPGDLFVQFNFRFSTELTDEQIKAHVVALLEKHQLRYTLDWWLSGQPFLTGRGKLIEAVVNAIEHYNEIKPQLLTTGGTSDGRFIARMGAQVVELGPVNATIHKINECVNAADLQLLARMYQRIMEQLVA, from the coding sequence ATGTCTTGCCCGGTCATTGAGCTGGCACAGCAGCTTATCCGCCGCCCTTCCCTGAGTCCCGACGACGCGGGATGCCAGGCATTAATGATTGAACGTCTGCGCGCCATTGGCTTTACCATTGAGCATATGGATGTGGGCGATACCCGCAATTTCTGGGCCTGGCGTGGACAGGGTGAAACGCTGGCCTTTGCCGGACATACCGACGTGGTGCCCGCCGGCGATGCCGATCGCTGGATCAATCCGCCTTTTGAACCGACGATCCGCGACGGTATGCTGTTTGGTCGCGGCGCTGCGGACATGAAAGGTTCGCTGGCGGCGATGGTGGTCGCTGCAGAACGTTTCGTGGCGCAATATCCGCATCACCGGGGCCGGCTGGCGTTTCTTATCACCTCAGATGAAGAAGCCAGTGCAAAGAACGGCACGGTTAAGGTCGTTGAAGCGCTAATGGCGCGCCGTGAAAGACTGGACTATTGCCTGGTGGGTGAACCTTCCAGCACCGAAGTTGTGGGGGATGTCGTCAAGAATGGTCGACGCGGTTCGCTTACCTGCAACCTGACCATTCATGGCGTGCAGGGCCACGTAGCCTATCCGCATCTGGCCGATAACCCGGTTCACCGCGCAGCGCCGATGCTGAACGAACTGGTCGCTATTGAGTGGGATCGGGGCAACGATTACTTCCCACCGACCAGCATGCAAATCGCCAATATTCAGGCGGGTACCGGCAGCAATAACGTTATTCCGGGCGATCTGTTCGTCCAGTTTAATTTCCGTTTCAGCACCGAACTGACGGATGAGCAGATTAAAGCTCACGTGGTTGCCCTGCTGGAAAAACACCAGCTGCGCTATACGCTGGACTGGTGGCTTTCCGGGCAGCCGTTCCTGACTGGCCGTGGCAAACTGATTGAGGCGGTGGTCAATGCCATTGAGCACTATAATGAAATTAAACCGCAACTGTTAACCACAGGCGGCACGTCAGACGGACGTTTTATCGCCCGCATGGGGGCACAGGTGGTTGAACTCGGTCCGGTCAACGCGACCATTCATAAAATAAATGAATGCGTCAACGCTGCGGATTTGCAACTGCTGGCCCGGATGTATCAGCGTATTATGGAACAACTCGTCGCCTGA
- a CDS encoding YpfN family protein produces the protein MEWLTKYWWVLVLIFLVGVLLNVIKDLKRVDHKKFLANKPELPPHRDFNDKWDDEDDWPKKK, from the coding sequence ATGGAATGGCTGACAAAATACTGGTGGGTTCTGGTACTGATTTTTCTGGTAGGCGTACTGCTGAACGTAATAAAAGATTTGAAACGCGTCGATCACAAAAAATTTCTTGCCAACAAGCCGGAGCTGCCCCCGCATCGTGACTTTAATGATAAGTGGGACGATGAAGACGACTGGCCGAAGAAAAAGTAG
- the ypfH gene encoding esterase, translating into MKHDHFIVQSPTTPAQQLLLLFHGVGDNPVSMGQLGSWFAPLFPDALIVSIGGPEPSGPAPGRQWFSVQDITESNRQSRIDAIMPAFIATVRYWQQQSGVGPLATALIGFSQGAIMSLESIKAEPHLASRVIVFNGRYATLPETASTAATIHLIHGGDDPVIDLAWAVAAQDALVSAGGDVTLDIVEELGHAIDDRSMQLALDHLRYTVPKRYFDEALSGGKPNDDGIVELF; encoded by the coding sequence ATGAAACACGATCATTTTATCGTCCAGAGTCCGACCACACCGGCGCAGCAATTGCTGCTGCTGTTTCATGGCGTGGGCGATAACCCTGTCTCAATGGGCCAGTTAGGTAGCTGGTTCGCGCCGCTTTTCCCGGATGCGCTGATCGTCAGCATCGGCGGACCGGAGCCCTCCGGCCCGGCACCGGGTCGTCAGTGGTTTTCGGTTCAGGACATCACTGAGTCCAACCGCCAGTCACGTATTGACGCCATTATGCCGGCCTTTATTGCCACGGTGCGCTACTGGCAACAGCAAAGCGGCGTTGGACCGCTGGCAACGGCGCTCATCGGCTTTTCTCAGGGGGCGATTATGTCGCTGGAAAGCATTAAGGCAGAACCGCATCTTGCCTCGCGGGTGATTGTCTTTAACGGGCGCTACGCCACGTTGCCAGAAACGGCCTCAACCGCCGCTACCATTCATTTGATTCACGGTGGCGACGATCCGGTGATTGACCTTGCCTGGGCGGTTGCCGCCCAGGACGCGCTGGTGAGTGCGGGGGGCGATGTCACGCTGGACATCGTGGAAGAACTTGGCCATGCCATCGACGATCGCAGTATGCAGCTTGCGCTCGATCATCTTCGTTACACCGTACCAAAACGCTATTTTGATGAAGCGTTAAGCGGTGGCAAGCCGAACGATGACGGGATTGTTGAACTGTTCTGA